The window GATAGGCGACACCCGCCTCGTGAGGGAGGCAGGCATGAACAGGCTCTGCTGCAACGCGGAAGAATATTGGCGCGGCACGTCTCCGGAACAAGGCCCGTCATTTCGCAATGATCCGGCTTGCAGTGACGGGCCCAAAGGTCCGTACTGGCGGCCGGTGCGGAACGCCGCGAATATATTGCGTGGGCGTCGCCGATACCGAACGCTGAAACGTCCAACTCAAGGGTGAGCGTCAAGATGAAAAAAGAGGACGTGCTCAAGCAGTACACGACGCCGACCGGAGCTCCGGCTTTTGTTCCAGGTCCGCATCGCTTCACATCGCGCGAATATCTGAACATCACATATCGGACGGATCGGGAAGCTCTCGTCAAGCAAGTGCCGGAACCGCTCGAAGTCGACGAGCCGCTGGTGCGCTTCGAAGTGATGAACATGCCCGACACCACCGGCTATGGTTCATATGTTGAATGCGGGCAGGCCGCGGTCGTGCGGCACAAGGAGGAGGTCGGCGAATACATTATCGGGATGTATCTCGACAACCTGCCGGCAATTGCCGCGGGCCGCGAACTCAGTGCTTTTCCGAAGAAGCTCGGCTCGGCGAAGCTGTTCGTCGATTCCGATACGCTGGTAGGCACGCTAGACTACGGCACGCTCAGCGTCGCCCGCGCGACGATGGGCTACAAGCACAAGCCGATGGATCTGGAAACGGCGCGGCAGGAAATCTGCGTGCCCACGTTCATGCTGAAGATTCTCCCGAGCTACGAAAAGCGCCCGCGCATTTGCGAACTGGTCCGTACCGAGATCACCAATATCTCGGTGAAGGGTGCGTGGCGGGGGCCAGCCCGGCTGCAACTGTTCGAACACGTGCTGGCGCCGCTCGCGGATCTTCCCGTCCGCGAGATCATTTCGGCCACGCACATCCTGACGGATCTCACGCTTTCGCCGGCCGTTGTCATCTACGACTATCTCACTGACAGCGCGCCTTCGACCAGTTCAAAGAAATAGGCGAACGTCATGGCTACAGCTCAGCAGGATATTCTGAATCGGTATTCGAAAGTCACCGTAATCGGCGCCGGCGTGATCGGCGCGTCGTGGACGGCGCTCTTTTTGGCGCACGGGCTGGCGGTAGTTGTCAACGACCCGCGCCCGGACGTCGAGACCATCGTCCGCGACTATATCCGTAACAATCTGTCGACGCTCAAGGAGCTTGGGCTGCCGACAAGCAATCTGGAAAAGAAGCTGAGCTTCGAGGCTGATCTCGAACGCTCGGTGACGGGCGCCGATCTCGTTCAGGAAAATGGACCGGAGCGGATCGAGTTCAAACAGGATCTATGGGCGCGGATCGGCAAGGTCGTGGGAGAGCACGCACTGATGCTTTCGTCGAGCTCCGCCAAGACCGCGACGGAGCAGGCGCTCACGATGTCCCGGCCCGAACGGCTGCTGGTGGGGCATCCCTTCAACCCGCCGCATTTGATTCCATTGGTCGAAGTCGTTCCCGGCGAGAAGACGAGCCCGGAGGCGGTGGATGACGCGGTCGCGTTCTACGCGGCGCTCGGCAAGGTGCCGCGCGTGGTGCACAAGGAAATGCCCGGATTCGTCGCGAACCGCCTGCAACGGGCGATTTTCCGGGAATGCTGCTACCTCGTCATTCAAGGCGTCGTCAAAGTCGATGAGCTCGACGACATCGTGACGAGTTCGATCGGCCTGCGCTGGGCGGCGGACGGTCCGTTCCGTTCGTTCCATCTCGGTGGCGGCGCGGGTGGGTTCAAATCGTTCTTCAAGCAGTTCGGTCCGGGTCTCAACGAGGCTTGGAAGAACATGGCTTCGGTCAATCTGGATGAGGCCGCGCAGGACAAGATCATCGCGCAGGCTGAGGCATCCTTCGCCGCGCAACCTCCCGAGCAGCTCGAAAGTGAACGCGACGCCAAGCAACTGGCGATCATCCGCGCGCTCAAGGCAGTGAAGACAGGCAAATAATAGACATTGCAATCGGATCATCCAGGCCGAAACGGAGCGCGATCAACGGGAGGAACGAGATGGGACTTTTGTTCGAAGGCTTGAAGGTGATCGATTGCGGCAGCTTCATCGCAGCGCCGGCGGCCGCCACGATTCTGTCGGACTTCGGCGCCGATGTGATCAAGATCGAGCCGCCGGGGGCAGGAGATCCTTACCGGCATCTCACGAAGCTTCCCGGCCATCCCAGGAGCGATCAGAATTACGCGTGGATGCTCGGTTCGCGCAACAAGCGCAGCCTCGCGGTCGATATGGCGAAACCCGAGGGCAAGATCGCGATCCAGCGTCTTTCCTCGCAGGCAGATGTCTTCATCACCAACTATCCCGCCGCTGTCCGCAAAAAGCTCGGCATCGGCTATGAAGCACTGTCGGCGCTGAACGACAGGCTCATCTACGCGTCGTTCTCCGGTTATGGCGAAAACGGCGCCGAGGCGACCAAGCCGGGCTTCGATGTCACGGCGTGGTGGGCGCGGTCGGGCTTGATGGACACCGTTCGCGCGTCGTCGGAGTCGGTGCCTGTACGACCCGCGAACGGCATGGGCGATCACTCTGCCGGTTTCACGCTCTATTCCGGCATCGTGATGGCGCTTTATCAGCGCCAGAACACGGGCAAGGGCACGGAGGTGTCGTCGTCGCTGGTGGCGAACGGACTTTGGGCCAACGGCTACAACGCGCAAGCAGCCTTGTGCGGCGCGACCTTCACCGACCGTCCGGCACGCGAGGTCGCATTCAATGCGCTGACGAACTACTACAAGTGTCGTGACGGTCGCTGGCTGATCCTGACCATTCTCAATGAAGAAAAGCAGTGGCCGGAATTCATGAAGTGTCTCGATCGTGAGGATCTGATCGATGACCCGCGATTTGCCAAGAAGGTGGATCGGTTGACGCGCTCGCGCGAGCTGATCGCGTTGCTCGACAAGGAGTTCGAGAAGAAGGATCGCGCTGAATTGCGCAAGCGCCTGACGGAAAGGGGAATCGTGTTCGACGTTGTGGCCACGCCGGAAGATATTCCGTCGGATCAGCAGCTCCTCGATAATGACATTCTCATTCCCTTCGCCGGCAGCGAAACAATGACGATCAATAGCCCGATTGCCTTGCGTGGCGCAGACAAGGTGCAACCAAGGATGCCACCTTCGGTGGGCCAGCACAGCGATGAGGTGCTGAAGGAAGCGGGTTTCGATGCGGCGACGATCGCCCAGATGCGCGCCGCCGGCGCCATTGGCTGAGTAACAACCACCACAACGTATTTCCAGTTCATCAGGAGCGACGCATGAAAATCGAAGAGCTGTTCTCGGTTCGGGGGAAGGTCGCCCTGGTCACCGGCGGAAGTCGCGGTCTCGGCGAAATGATCGCCCGCGCCTACGTCGAAAACGGCGCCAAGGTCTATATAACCGCCCGGCGCGCCGACGCCTGCGAGGCACTTGCAAAAGAGCTGTCGCAGTTCGGAGAATGTATCGCTATCCCGGCGGATCTTTCAAGCATGGATGAAATCGCGCGCCTGTCCAGCGAGGTTCACAAGCGGGAGAAGAAGCTCGATATCCTGGTCAACAATGCAGGCGCAAGCTGGGGTGCGACCTTCGCCGAGTTCCCTGAAAACGGTTGGGACAAGGTGATGGACCTCAACGTGAAGTCGGTGTTCTTCCTGACCCAGAGTCTGCTCGATCTGCTGGAAGCGGCGGGATCGGCGAATTCCTATTCGCGGGTGATCAACATCGGCTCGATCGAGGGCATCAGGACGTCGCATCTCGAAGCCTATTCCTATGCCGCATCGAAAGCAGGCGTGAACCACCTGACGCGCATCATGGCAAAATTTCTTGCGCCAAAGCACATTGCAGTCAATGCGATCGCGCCAGGCTACTTCCCGTCGAAAATGACGGACGCGATCGATGAGCACGGCGCGAAGGAAGTCGTCGACGATGCACCCATGAAACGCATGGGACATGCGGACGATCTCGCGGGCATCGCCATCTACCTCGCCTCGAGGGCGAGTGGTTTTGTCTGCGGTGCGGTCATTCCGGTCGACGGTGGATTGGCCACGACGGCCTAAGGCTAGGGCATGACTTCAGCGTATGGACTTCAAGAACCTCCAAAAAAAGCGCCGCATGATGCGGCGCCCTTTTTGGACGGAACCAGCAGGACCGCCGGACGGCTGCCTTAAGACGTCAATCCGGTCTCGACAGCTGGTTCGTTCAGGACCTCGTTTGGGTCCGCAGCCTTTACGATTATCAGCAACAGCAAGCCGGACAGCAGATAGGCTGCCACAATAAGATAGGTGCTGTAGAGCGAGTTACCAGTCGTCGCGGAAATATAACCCGTGAGGGAAGGTGCGACAGCCGGGCCGAGATTGCCGAGGCTGCTGATGAGCGCGATGCCGCCGGCGGCGCTCGCCTTGGACAGGTACTCGGTGATGGTGGTGAAGAA of the Bradyrhizobium sp. 186 genome contains:
- a CDS encoding SDR family oxidoreductase, with amino-acid sequence MKIEELFSVRGKVALVTGGSRGLGEMIARAYVENGAKVYITARRADACEALAKELSQFGECIAIPADLSSMDEIARLSSEVHKREKKLDILVNNAGASWGATFAEFPENGWDKVMDLNVKSVFFLTQSLLDLLEAAGSANSYSRVINIGSIEGIRTSHLEAYSYAASKAGVNHLTRIMAKFLAPKHIAVNAIAPGYFPSKMTDAIDEHGAKEVVDDAPMKRMGHADDLAGIAIYLASRASGFVCGAVIPVDGGLATTA
- a CDS encoding 3-hydroxyacyl-CoA dehydrogenase NAD-binding domain-containing protein, with product MIGASWTALFLAHGLAVVVNDPRPDVETIVRDYIRNNLSTLKELGLPTSNLEKKLSFEADLERSVTGADLVQENGPERIEFKQDLWARIGKVVGEHALMLSSSSAKTATEQALTMSRPERLLVGHPFNPPHLIPLVEVVPGEKTSPEAVDDAVAFYAALGKVPRVVHKEMPGFVANRLQRAIFRECCYLVIQGVVKVDELDDIVTSSIGLRWAADGPFRSFHLGGGAGGFKSFFKQFGPGLNEAWKNMASVNLDEAAQDKIIAQAEASFAAQPPEQLESERDAKQLAIIRALKAVKTGK
- a CDS encoding acetoacetate decarboxylase is translated as MKKEDVLKQYTTPTGAPAFVPGPHRFTSREYLNITYRTDREALVKQVPEPLEVDEPLVRFEVMNMPDTTGYGSYVECGQAAVVRHKEEVGEYIIGMYLDNLPAIAAGRELSAFPKKLGSAKLFVDSDTLVGTLDYGTLSVARATMGYKHKPMDLETARQEICVPTFMLKILPSYEKRPRICELVRTEITNISVKGAWRGPARLQLFEHVLAPLADLPVREIISATHILTDLTLSPAVVIYDYLTDSAPSTSSKK
- a CDS encoding CoA transferase — translated: MGLLFEGLKVIDCGSFIAAPAAATILSDFGADVIKIEPPGAGDPYRHLTKLPGHPRSDQNYAWMLGSRNKRSLAVDMAKPEGKIAIQRLSSQADVFITNYPAAVRKKLGIGYEALSALNDRLIYASFSGYGENGAEATKPGFDVTAWWARSGLMDTVRASSESVPVRPANGMGDHSAGFTLYSGIVMALYQRQNTGKGTEVSSSLVANGLWANGYNAQAALCGATFTDRPAREVAFNALTNYYKCRDGRWLILTILNEEKQWPEFMKCLDREDLIDDPRFAKKVDRLTRSRELIALLDKEFEKKDRAELRKRLTERGIVFDVVATPEDIPSDQQLLDNDILIPFAGSETMTINSPIALRGADKVQPRMPPSVGQHSDEVLKEAGFDAATIAQMRAAGAIG